From Mytilus edulis chromosome 8, xbMytEdul2.2, whole genome shotgun sequence, one genomic window encodes:
- the LOC139487072 gene encoding uncharacterized protein, whose product MLNEPNPFVFRARLLPLTPYPTQLPVGCNIPIGCPLTNSGTPCTPEISLDGFCSELLGILEEECLESSESSSSSSSSEEVGVGAGRRAFRRRGKGKKQKGKYNSKEKCKKYEELEALIKETCE is encoded by the exons CACGTTTGCTGCCACTGACGCCAT ATCCGACACAGCTTCCTGTTGGATGTAATATTCCCATTGGGTGTCCTCTGACAAATTCCGGTACACCTTGTACACCTGAAATTAGCCTGGACGGTTTCTGTAGTGAACTCCTAGGAATCCTTGAGGAAGAATGTTTAGAAAGTTCAGAAAGCTCGTCTTCAAGCAGTTCAAGTGAAGAGGTAGGAGTAGGAGCTGGTAGAAGAGCATTCCGAAGACGCGGGAAAGGAAAGAAGCAGAAAGGAAAATATAACTCCAAGGAAAAGTGCAAGAAATATGAAGAATTAGAGGCTTTGATAAAGGAAACATGTGAGTGA